One Nostoc sp. UHCC 0302 DNA window includes the following coding sequences:
- the carA gene encoding glutamine-hydrolyzing carbamoyl-phosphate synthase small subunit: MPLSDAIPALLVLADGTTYRGWSFGATGTAIGEVVFNTGMTGYQEVLTDPSYCGQIVIFTYPELGNTGVNSEDEESVRPQVRGAIARNICYQPSNWRSTQSLPDYLKQNQIPGIYGIDTRALTRKIRMSGAMNGGISTSILDEAELLEQVQAAPSMAGLNLVREVTTPTVYEWSDPTIPAWEFNLEAADNPKESFTVVALDFGVKRNILRRLASYGCQVIVVPADTTPEEILKYNPDGIFLSNGPGDPAAVTEGIETAKALLLSEKPIFGICMGHQILGHALGAETFKLKFGHRGLNQPAGLQKRIEITSQNHSFAIDPDSLPEAVVEISHLNLNDRTVAGVRHKSLPVFSVQYHPEASPGPHDADYLFEQFVETMRAARKAATAEVR; the protein is encoded by the coding sequence ATGCCCCTATCTGATGCAATACCAGCTTTACTTGTCCTGGCAGATGGCACCACTTATCGCGGTTGGTCTTTTGGTGCTACAGGAACCGCGATCGGGGAAGTGGTGTTTAATACTGGCATGACCGGATATCAAGAAGTACTGACCGATCCTAGTTACTGCGGTCAGATTGTCATTTTTACCTATCCTGAATTGGGTAATACTGGCGTCAATAGTGAAGACGAGGAATCAGTTCGACCACAGGTGCGAGGTGCGATCGCTCGCAATATTTGTTACCAACCGAGTAACTGGCGATCTACACAATCTTTACCTGATTACCTCAAACAGAACCAAATACCAGGTATTTATGGCATCGATACCCGCGCCCTCACCCGCAAAATTCGGATGTCTGGAGCCATGAACGGTGGGATTTCTACATCCATTCTGGATGAGGCAGAGTTGCTAGAGCAAGTACAGGCAGCTCCCAGCATGGCAGGATTAAATTTGGTTCGTGAAGTCACTACGCCAACGGTATACGAATGGTCAGATCCCACAATCCCCGCGTGGGAATTCAACCTAGAGGCTGCGGACAATCCCAAAGAATCGTTTACAGTTGTCGCTCTTGACTTTGGCGTCAAACGCAATATATTGCGACGTTTAGCAAGTTATGGTTGTCAAGTAATTGTTGTTCCTGCTGATACAACTCCAGAAGAAATCCTCAAGTACAATCCAGATGGTATATTTCTTTCCAATGGCCCCGGCGACCCGGCTGCGGTCACCGAAGGGATAGAAACAGCTAAAGCGTTGCTGCTGAGTGAAAAACCCATCTTTGGTATTTGTATGGGACACCAAATTTTGGGTCATGCCTTGGGTGCAGAAACCTTTAAACTCAAATTCGGTCATCGGGGTTTAAATCAGCCTGCTGGGTTGCAAAAACGGATAGAGATTACCAGTCAAAACCACAGTTTTGCTATTGACCCAGATTCCTTACCGGAAGCAGTCGTAGAAATCAGCCACCTGAATTTAAACGATCGCACTGTTGCTGGAGTACGTCATAAATCTCTACCTGTGTTCTCCGTACAATACCACCCAGAAGCCAGCCCAGGCCCTCACGATGCTGATTACTTGTTTGAGCAATTTGTCGAAACAATGCGAGCAGCACGCAAAGCTGCAACAGCAGAAGTAAGGTAA
- a CDS encoding STAS domain-containing protein: MIAEPLNLTVSLRGTREVRDNCQLFRLTGLLDAFSEPTFRKVLGSKIEEGPKHIILDLSQIDFVDSSGLGALVQLAKQAQNADGTFQIVTNARVTQTVKLVRLEKFLSLQLSVEAALENAKLS, from the coding sequence ATTATTGCTGAGCCACTGAATCTAACCGTGAGCCTGAGAGGTACTCGCGAAGTCCGGGATAACTGTCAGCTATTCCGCCTCACAGGCTTGTTAGACGCCTTTTCTGAGCCGACATTTCGTAAGGTGCTAGGCAGTAAAATTGAAGAGGGGCCAAAGCACATTATTCTGGATCTCTCACAAATTGATTTTGTTGATAGTTCCGGCTTGGGTGCTTTGGTGCAGCTAGCCAAGCAAGCTCAAAATGCCGATGGTACCTTCCAAATTGTCACGAATGCTCGCGTCACTCAAACGGTCAAGCTTGTTCGCTTAGAGAAGTTTCTCTCCCTGCAACTATCAGTTGAAGCGGCTCTAGAAAACGCCAAGTTGTCTTGA